The following are encoded together in the uncultured Sphaerochaeta sp. genome:
- the argJ gene encoding bifunctional ornithine acetyltransferase/N-acetylglutamate synthase: protein MMQIVDGGVTAASGFSANGVACGVKKRKKDLALVYSEVPCSFAGSFTTNLVKAAPVLWDQKLVSSSIQAQAIVINSGNANACTAEQGKRDAQDMALHTAKTLGLQPEEVLVCSTGVIGLPLPMDKIIKGIDDCAKVLDPSRTGAEEAAKAILTTDTFTKEVAVSLEIDGKQVTIGGMAKGSGMIHPNMATMLSFITTDATIDKAVLQELLGSSIRDTYNMISVDGDTSTNDTVLVLANGMSGCSTLSPSHGEWEAFTQAFLYVHKELAKEIVRDGEGAGKFLEVTVKGAKDKETAQVLARSIISSNLVKTAFFGSDANWGRILCAMGYSGADFNPLAVDLFFSSSKGTIQVVSAGTPLAFDEHTAKGILMERDVQTLATLKDGEGEGTAWGCDLSYEYVRINGDYRS from the coding sequence ATGATGCAAATAGTAGACGGTGGCGTTACCGCTGCCTCTGGATTTTCAGCCAATGGTGTAGCCTGCGGTGTCAAGAAACGCAAAAAAGACCTTGCCTTGGTATACAGTGAGGTTCCCTGTAGTTTTGCAGGATCTTTTACTACCAACTTGGTGAAAGCAGCCCCGGTTCTCTGGGACCAGAAGCTGGTCTCCTCTTCTATACAGGCACAAGCTATTGTGATTAACAGTGGGAATGCCAATGCGTGTACTGCAGAACAAGGAAAGCGGGATGCTCAGGACATGGCATTGCATACGGCAAAAACCTTGGGTTTGCAACCTGAGGAGGTATTGGTATGTTCCACCGGTGTTATCGGGCTTCCCTTGCCCATGGATAAAATTATTAAGGGTATTGATGATTGTGCAAAGGTGCTTGATCCCTCGAGAACGGGAGCTGAGGAAGCGGCAAAGGCTATTCTCACTACCGATACCTTTACCAAGGAAGTCGCCGTTTCGCTTGAGATTGATGGGAAGCAGGTAACCATCGGAGGTATGGCAAAAGGCTCAGGGATGATTCATCCCAACATGGCCACCATGCTGAGTTTCATTACCACTGATGCAACCATTGATAAGGCGGTTCTGCAGGAGTTGCTTGGATCCTCCATCCGAGATACCTATAATATGATCAGTGTGGATGGGGATACTTCCACCAATGATACTGTCCTGGTGCTTGCCAATGGAATGAGTGGGTGTAGCACACTCTCTCCATCCCACGGCGAGTGGGAAGCCTTTACCCAAGCATTCCTGTATGTGCATAAGGAACTTGCAAAGGAAATTGTTCGTGATGGGGAAGGAGCTGGAAAGTTCCTCGAGGTAACGGTCAAGGGAGCAAAGGACAAGGAAACAGCCCAAGTTCTCGCTCGCTCGATCATCAGCAGCAATCTGGTCAAGACAGCCTTCTTTGGCAGTGATGCAAACTGGGGACGGATTCTCTGTGCTATGGGGTATAGTGGAGCTGATTTCAATCCACTTGCTGTTGACCTCTTTTTTTCCTCTTCCAAGGGGACGATACAGGTAGTCTCAGCAGGGACTCCTTTGGCCTTTGATGAGCACACAGCAAAGGGAATCCTGATGGAAAGGGATGTGCAGACACTTGCAACCTTGAAAGACGGAGAGGGAGAAGGCACCGCTTGGGGCTGTGATCTTTCGTATGAGTATGTTCGGATCAATGGAGATTATAGAAGCTGA
- the argB gene encoding acetylglutamate kinase produces MKHRMANEILKAEVLIEAIPYIRTFAGNVVVVKYGGSAMVDEQLKKSVIQDIAMLKYIGLKPVVIHGGGKEITSLLDRLGKKSEFLDGLRVTDAETAQVAEMVLSGSIGKSLVSELEQVGISAVGISGKDGRTLLCSKKLDDKGRDLGFVGNVDTVDTSLLETLLSNNFVPVVSPVGVDAEGNTYNINADYAASAVAGSLSAQKLVFLTDVEGILKDKDDPSSIIRALSTRQAEAYIDDGTIKGGMIPKVQCCLDGLEKGVRSVHVLDGRVPHAILLEIFTTRGIGTMVTKEERS; encoded by the coding sequence ATGAAACACAGGATGGCAAACGAGATCCTCAAGGCTGAGGTACTTATCGAGGCGATTCCCTACATCAGGACATTCGCCGGAAATGTTGTCGTGGTCAAATATGGTGGTTCAGCCATGGTTGATGAGCAACTGAAGAAGTCGGTTATTCAAGATATTGCGATGCTCAAGTACATCGGTTTGAAACCTGTCGTCATTCATGGCGGGGGCAAGGAGATTACCAGCCTGCTCGATCGACTGGGCAAGAAGAGCGAGTTCCTTGATGGACTGCGTGTAACCGATGCTGAGACTGCACAGGTAGCCGAGATGGTGCTCAGTGGCTCCATCGGCAAGAGCCTGGTCAGTGAGTTGGAGCAGGTAGGCATCAGTGCCGTTGGCATCAGTGGCAAGGATGGGAGAACACTGCTCTGTTCAAAGAAGTTGGATGACAAAGGACGTGACCTTGGCTTTGTTGGAAATGTAGATACTGTCGATACCAGTCTCCTTGAGACCTTGCTCTCCAACAACTTTGTCCCAGTGGTCTCCCCTGTTGGGGTAGATGCGGAGGGAAATACCTACAACATCAACGCCGACTATGCAGCCAGTGCCGTTGCAGGTTCCCTCTCTGCGCAGAAATTAGTGTTTCTCACCGATGTGGAAGGTATTCTTAAGGACAAGGATGATCCCTCCTCCATCATACGTGCACTGAGTACAAGACAAGCTGAGGCGTACATAGATGATGGTACGATCAAGGGTGGAATGATCCCCAAGGTCCAGTGTTGTCTTGATGGACTGGAGAAAGGGGTGAGGAGTGTCCACGTACTAGATGGCAGGGTTCCCCATGCCATCCTGCTTGAGATATTCACCACACGGGGAATCGGGACCATGGTCACCAAGGAGGAGCGTTCATGA
- a CDS encoding aspartate aminotransferase family protein codes for MSMQETIQTGKQYLLDTYSQVPVVFAGGEGMYLIDEEGKRYLDFVGGIAVNALGYGDPGLSEAMNKVVSEGLLHCSNLYYNKVGVEAAKELCNLAGMERVFFCNSGAEATEASLKLARKFGHQSEPPRSEIISMVHSFHGRTYGAITATGQKKYHKNFAPLPQGFSYAEFNNLESVKALITEKTCAIIVEPIQGEGGIVPADPAFLQGLRSLCDEHNLLLIYDEVQCGMGRSGKPFAYQVYDVKPDVLTSAKALAGGVPCGAMLTTGKASHIFTPGDHASTFGGNALAMAAVREMVRRLSDASFTSHVQKMGEYLREKLSQLVVRYPDLCVSVRGKGLINGLVLTVPPRQVVDACFSKGVLVASAGSDVLRFVPPLVVEKKDIDAAIATVDEALATL; via the coding sequence ATGAGCATGCAAGAGACGATACAGACAGGGAAACAATATTTGTTGGATACCTACAGCCAGGTTCCTGTGGTGTTCGCCGGTGGAGAAGGTATGTACCTCATCGATGAGGAAGGAAAGCGTTACCTCGACTTTGTCGGCGGCATTGCCGTCAATGCCCTTGGCTATGGAGACCCTGGCCTTTCAGAAGCTATGAATAAAGTTGTTAGTGAAGGCCTATTGCACTGTTCGAACCTCTACTACAACAAGGTTGGGGTAGAGGCGGCAAAGGAGCTTTGCAATCTTGCCGGAATGGAGCGGGTGTTCTTCTGCAATAGTGGGGCGGAAGCCACAGAGGCTTCCCTCAAGCTTGCCAGGAAATTCGGGCACCAGAGTGAGCCCCCTCGTAGCGAAATCATCTCCATGGTGCATTCATTCCATGGGAGGACCTATGGTGCTATTACTGCAACAGGGCAGAAGAAGTACCATAAGAACTTTGCACCACTTCCCCAGGGATTCAGCTATGCAGAGTTCAACAACCTGGAGAGCGTGAAAGCGCTCATTACAGAAAAAACCTGTGCAATTATCGTGGAGCCTATCCAAGGGGAGGGAGGTATTGTTCCAGCTGACCCAGCCTTCCTGCAGGGACTCCGCTCTCTCTGTGATGAACACAATCTCCTACTCATCTATGATGAGGTACAATGTGGAATGGGCCGCAGCGGAAAGCCTTTCGCGTATCAGGTGTATGACGTGAAACCCGATGTACTTACCTCTGCAAAGGCTCTCGCTGGTGGTGTTCCTTGCGGGGCGATGCTCACCACGGGAAAGGCAAGTCATATCTTCACTCCCGGAGACCATGCTTCCACTTTCGGAGGCAATGCCTTGGCAATGGCCGCAGTGAGAGAGATGGTCCGTCGTCTCAGCGATGCATCCTTCACTTCCCATGTCCAGAAGATGGGGGAGTACCTGAGGGAAAAACTTTCTCAATTGGTGGTTCGCTATCCCGACCTTTGTGTTTCAGTCAGGGGAAAGGGCCTCATCAATGGATTGGTGCTTACCGTTCCTCCCCGGCAGGTCGTTGATGCCTGTTTTTCCAAGGGTGTGTTGGTTGCGAGCGCTGGGAGTGACGTACTGCGCTTTGTCCCTCCCTTGGTTGTTGAGAAAAAAGATATTGATGCTGCAATCGCCACAGTGGATGAGGCACTTGCAACTTTGTAA